From one Paenibacillus sp. FSL K6-1330 genomic stretch:
- a CDS encoding ABC transporter substrate-binding protein — protein MKRQKWWGLALTMLLVCGVALAGCGGGGSATKVKIGEVTRSIFYAPQYVALEKGFFKEEGLDVELQTTPGGDKTMTALLSGAIDVALVGSETSIYVYQQGSEDPVINFGQVTQTDGTFLMARDGSGAFDWNNLKGKVFLGQRKGGMPQMAGEFTLNKKGIDPHADLELIQNIDFANIASAYASGTGEFVQLFEPQASIFEKEGRGKVVASFGVESGRLPYTVFMTKQSYINKNDATVQKFTNALYKAQQWVDANSPEDIADAIMPYFKDSDRDIVVSSVKRYKEQGSYATDPIVDEAEWNNLLDVMEQAGELKERVAPDTIVNNSFAEKAKQAK, from the coding sequence GAAGCGTCAAAAATGGTGGGGGCTGGCGTTAACCATGCTGCTTGTTTGCGGAGTGGCGCTTGCCGGGTGCGGTGGCGGCGGATCGGCTACGAAGGTCAAGATTGGCGAAGTGACGCGCTCGATCTTCTACGCGCCGCAGTATGTCGCATTGGAGAAAGGATTTTTTAAGGAAGAGGGGCTTGATGTCGAGCTGCAGACCACCCCTGGCGGAGACAAAACGATGACGGCACTGCTGTCGGGAGCCATCGATGTGGCACTTGTCGGCTCGGAAACTTCGATTTACGTGTATCAACAGGGCTCAGAAGATCCGGTCATTAACTTCGGACAGGTGACGCAGACAGACGGGACATTTTTGATGGCAAGAGACGGATCGGGTGCTTTTGACTGGAACAACCTGAAGGGTAAAGTATTCCTCGGTCAGCGCAAAGGCGGAATGCCGCAGATGGCAGGCGAGTTTACCTTGAATAAAAAAGGAATCGATCCGCACGCGGATCTGGAACTGATTCAGAATATCGATTTTGCGAATATCGCCTCTGCCTATGCTTCCGGCACCGGTGAATTTGTTCAGCTCTTTGAGCCGCAGGCCTCCATCTTTGAAAAAGAAGGCCGAGGCAAGGTGGTTGCTTCTTTTGGCGTTGAAAGCGGACGTCTGCCATATACCGTATTCATGACGAAGCAGAGCTACATCAACAAAAACGATGCAACGGTGCAGAAGTTTACGAATGCCCTTTACAAGGCACAGCAGTGGGTGGATGCGAACAGCCCGGAAGATATCGCGGATGCGATCATGCCTTATTTTAAGGATAGCGACCGCGACATCGTGGTGTCTTCCGTTAAACGTTACAAAGAGCAAGGCAGCTATGCAACCGATCCGATCGTGGACGAAGCGGAATGGAACAATCTGCTGGACGTGATGGAGCAAGCCGGGGAGCTGAAAGAACGGGTAGCGCCTGACACGATCGTCAACAACAGCTTTGCCGAGAAAGCAAAACAAGCTAAATAA
- a CDS encoding ABC transporter ATP-binding protein — protein MVPVVELNDIAHVYVTDREASLAVEGIQLKAEPGEFISLVGPSGCGKTTILSVIAGLLQPSKGTVYVNGKPVNGPSPAVGYMLQQDYLFPWRTIMDNALIGLELTERLNPESRSNVHSLLKEMGLGESGNLYPAQLSGGMRQRVALVRTLATDPGLLLLDEPFSALDYQTKLQLEDLIVETLKERGKTAILVTHDLSEAIAMSDRVILLNRNPGRIHRMFYIPENIRRAQPFYARKEPGFNELFHEIWGEMQTIGKE, from the coding sequence ATGGTACCGGTAGTTGAATTGAACGATATCGCTCACGTATATGTTACTGATCGGGAAGCCTCTCTGGCTGTGGAAGGAATTCAGTTGAAGGCGGAACCGGGGGAGTTTATTAGCCTGGTTGGACCCAGCGGTTGCGGCAAGACAACGATCTTGTCTGTCATTGCCGGCTTGCTGCAGCCATCCAAAGGAACCGTCTACGTCAATGGAAAACCGGTAAACGGACCGTCACCGGCGGTCGGGTATATGCTGCAGCAGGATTATTTATTTCCATGGCGCACGATCATGGATAACGCATTGATCGGCTTGGAACTGACGGAGAGATTAAATCCGGAAAGCCGTAGCAACGTTCATAGCTTGCTCAAGGAGATGGGGCTTGGGGAGAGCGGCAATCTCTATCCGGCTCAGTTGTCTGGCGGAATGAGGCAGCGGGTTGCCCTCGTAAGAACCTTGGCTACGGACCCGGGCTTGTTGCTGCTGGATGAACCTTTTTCCGCACTGGATTATCAGACGAAGCTGCAGCTTGAGGATCTGATTGTGGAGACTTTGAAGGAGCGGGGGAAGACCGCCATCCTGGTCACCCATGATCTGTCCGAAGCGATTGCGATGAGCGATCGGGTCATCCTTCTGAACCGCAACCCGGGAAGGATTCACCGCATGTTCTATATTCCGGAGAACATCCGCCGGGCGCAGCCATTCTACGCTCGTAAGGAGCCAGGGTTCAACGAATTGTTTCATGAGATTTGGGGCGAAATGCAAACCATCGGGAAGGAGTGA